The sequence GACGCATAAATAGCATTACACATGTCATATATCTACACGTTTGaggtttttattttatagatgaaataactttaaatttgtGGAAGTCAGCACTTTGATGCattataaatttgataattatcaaacatcAACAAAGCAAACCTGCAATTTAGtcatttctgatattttttaactAAACTTAGGGGATCTACTTTAtctacactgtcttgtctaactacCAGGAAATAGAGTAAGTGTGAGGCTGGCATGCCACAAACGCGTTTGAATCTCCTGTTTCCATTTATGCAGGGCACTGACAGTTCCACGGTGCCTATTTGTTTTTTGTCCATTTCGttcagtttatactaatttgttttagctcgattgtgatgaaagcttcaagcttattgtaaccactcccgagtccgcttcctggaaaaaccagtactggtcgtgaccccagtggggctcgaacccacgatcccttgattgagcggccgacaccttatccactagacaaCAGCTCCATTTCGTTTTATGTGTTAGGTTTATTTTCGTGCATGTTAGAGGCTTTACTTTCCGTTACTCATCCCATTTTTATTTCCCtcaatttatgcccccttttgcatACTCTAAGACTTTCGCCTTCGACACCGCGCCCCCACCTTTCACACCTCGCGCTCCCTGTCCCTTATGCAGTTGATGATAGCTTTTCACGTCTATCTTATTATACTCAAGTATGTAAACGTCTCCATATCATTATAtaccaaaacaaataataaaattgatGGGAGGAATGCAGAGGGGGAACTGCAAAGGAGATACTAGGTTTTTATATGGTTAATGAcataaataatgataaatgacGGGGATAGATTGACATTTGGAACACATCTGTTGCTGTAATGAGTgacgtttgttttgtttttttttgtgtttggcTTAAGCGCACTTTtcttcaactgtatttcagttgtgtaaggcagacagttaacctaaccagtgttcctagattctgcaCCAGTATAAATCTGTTATCCGCAAGAAAATGCCAATTTATCCATACGAATCAAAGGCGGacaacgaatgatttcagacacaatgtctttataaAGTCGTCACGGACAACATACACctcgtccggggatcgaactcacgacccggcGGTCCAAAGGTCTCcgctctctctactgagctaagtgggtgggctgTAACGCTCAGAgatttttgaaagtaaaattgaACGCAGGTATCGGCTGCTTATTCACAAAGAAGTTTCAAATAGATAAAATAATTAGTATATTATAATGCAGATATTCAGCTGTAGTTTAGACACTTGTATAACATTCATCGCTGTTTCTCGTCAATAACAGCGACATCTTGAGTCAACACAGTGCCAGTTTGTGCCGTCTTTGTTACAAGATACGTGTAACGGGTTCCCGAAACATTCGTATTTCGTAGTGCATGAAAATCCTGCAACAAAAAGACATCGGTGTTAGTTCACTGGACGTTGCAAAAGCATTGATGATTGTATGTTGTATAGAAgtgttaattttttctttttaaatttcaaatagtcATTAGTTATTGCGACTTAGActagttatattttctggtcatttggaaACAATAATGTTCCTTAAGTGTTTAGATTTTGTATTGATAAAGAGTTGTCCTACAGTGGCAGAGGAATAATAGACTTGACCAAACTAATTCTTTTAACACTTTTCTTGGTTGCGATGTATGTTGAAAAAGAACCTTCATATAGATTTTCTTGAATATCAAAACAGTAGTCTTTGTGTACCatttggcggccgtaaaaagtatgTATCCTTTGGACTCAGTTTGTCCTATTTCATGGTACTTTGGCATCATGAGTCTCCATTACGGTATCTAAATTAAGTTAATGGACAAACACTCGGACAAACACTCGGACCGAGTCTTCGTGCTATACttttcttggttgtattctttgtTACCAAAGAATTTTCTTAAATGCAGTAGATTTTGCTATgattatgtttataataaaaacttTTCATGTAATTTACATTGGGTATTACCTCATACGTATTTTCAATGTCAATTTTATTAGAATTGGACCTGAGgcgtcaatatttttccaacaTTGTTATTGGCATCCAGTCTCTTATCGGGTATATGACGCCAATTTAATGTGTGGCGATTTATTAAAGGCTACTGGAAAGAAAGaacaaatgagccgcgtcatgagaaaaccaacatagtgcgtttgcaaccagcatggatccagaccagcctgcgcatccgcgcagtctggtcaggatccatgctgttcgctaacggtttctctaattaagATAGGCTTtcaaagtgaacagcatggatcctgaccagactgcgcggatgcgcaggctggtctggatcaatgcttgtcgcactatgttggttttctcatggcgcggctcaaatttatTTCGTGCATATTTCTAATACCATTACGCAGATAATATGTTATCTGTTCATATAATAATGGGCAACAGAAAGCTGGCTAAAATCCATACGTAAAATTCAAACTGTTTCTCTTGATAAAAAGAAGTCGTGGGTTTATCAACAAACTGGCATTTTTCTTGTAGCCTAGTTATTAGGATGAATAGCACAATGTATGAAATTTACTTGACATTACACTTCTGTGTCTctacaattctttttttttcaccataAGTCATGACTTAAGTACATATCATAAGTTTGCATTGATATTAGATCTGGCATGAAAAATAAAGGTCAGCTCGGCAGATATTTTTGTCAAGGTGATGTGTTAGCAGATAAGAAAAATGTCGTTTTACGCCCTTTTGTATTTCGAACTATTGAATTGTCGTTTCGTCgcaaaaatcaaacatttcacTAACCTGTAGATGGCGACAAACACGTACAGATGGCATCTACACAATGCATTTCAAAACCATTTTTGCACAAAGTATTCGTGCACTCGGGCAGACTCAAACATGATTCACCCGCGGCATATCCTGAATGTGAAATGGtatgttatatttgaaataatataaattctcATTATAAAGGCTTAACATGCTTAAAGAAACTTTTGTACATCAACAGGTGGAAGTAGGCATAATATATAGATGGCGAATAATAGCTTGGCTAAAATATTATACACAACTATAAACATTGTTAAAACTTGTACAGTTGCAGGGAGATAACTTGACGATTAATGTTAaacttataaatttatttacagtaacttatttttgttgggtttaatttCGCACCGACacactttccagctttcatggtaGTAAAACTCCCGCGCCCTACCCAAACCAAATCATACcattaaaacaatgtttaaaatatggaATTAAGAAGTGAAAACTAAACTTGAAGATAATGTGATTCTGGGTGAGTTTTGAAACCCACAGCTggaaaacaagtaaaattacaAGTCTACGGTCTAGAATAGAttaagtcaaaccgagtctgctatcattttacTGCGTTCAAAATGCTTTCAAATGACCTTTCAATTTTTAgtaacctttaccctgcaaaatttctattaTAGTAGACTTGTATTTCTATTATAGTAGACAGCACGATTTATTGTTTAAGGGTTGCTAACTAAAACGATACAAATAGAAtgtcgaacagtgcagaccttaaTCAGacttgcaggctgatcaagatctgcaccggtcgcaaaggtagaaccagtcgtgtccagcatgttaaggCTTAACCACTTTGCCACAGAGGCTGGTGATATATCAATGACTATACAACTGATATCATATGGATAACATTTGAAGAGTATATTTATATGATGGACGGATGTCCACAAGTATTCAGTAAAGCGATAAACTAATTACATTTACCCATCTTAGTTTAACATTAATCCTTAATTATATCCAATTAATTGTTTAAAGTTCATATTGTTTAACTTAAATGGCTGCTCTACTATTTAAGTACCCCACAATCTTAATGGTTATAATAACAACatattatatatgagccgtgccatgggaaaaccaacatagtgggtttgcgaccagcatggatccagaccagcctgcgcatccgcgcagtctgttcaggatccatgctgtttactttcaaagcctattacaattatagaaatcgttagcgaacagcatgggtcctgaccaaactgcgcggatgcgcaggctggtctggatccatgctggtcgcaaagccactatgttggttttctcatggcacggctcatatatatagtTCAGTTTTACGTTTGTATTACTATAAGAACACATCTTACCAGTACAGAATAACACAAAATATACTGCAATCCTCATGCCGACTGTTTTTGATTGAAGTGCCTTTCTGGTGTGAGTTCAAATGTTTATATGTTACCAtggaaaacattttatctttaaaaggaAAGTGTATACTTCATGTAGGTCCTGCGTCATAGCACACTGTCACATTGAACGATAAGAAAAGACCTAGTTATTACCTCATAT is a genomic window of Mercenaria mercenaria strain notata chromosome 18, MADL_Memer_1, whole genome shotgun sequence containing:
- the LOC123537949 gene encoding serine protease inhibitor Cvsi-2-like, producing MRIAVYFVLFCTGYAAGESCLSLPECTNTLCKNGFEMHCVDAICTCLSPSTGFSCTTKYECFGNPLHVSCNKDGTNWHCVDSRCRCY